ATCGCTATGCTTTATTGACGAATAAACCAATCAAAATTGACCAAACAGAAACAACATTTACAATACGAATTCCAATATTAACTAAACTTATTGAACCTATGAGAATTATTGATGTACAAGAAAATGAACAAGAAATATTGATTCAAGCAAAGAAAAACGTGGAGAAAATGAAGAAGTTTTATGCACACCTTACCATGTATATTATGGTGAATACCTTTTTAATTGTGCTGAACTTGATGACTGATGCTAGATTTATGTGGAGTTTAATCGTTGTGTTTTCATGGGGAATTGGACTAGTAGCCGATTGGATGAAGACCTATAACTATCATTTTTTCTTAGGAAAGGATTGGGAAGACCGAAAAATCCGTGAATACATGGATCAACAAAATAATCGTACCAATAATTGGAAATAAAGAGAAAAATGGATTTTTATACCAAAGAAGTAGAACAAAAATATTGGGGGTATAAGCGCAAAAGAGCGGGATATTTGAAAAGTCTTTTTATTCAAGTTGTGGTGTGGTTACTATTCACAGGTATTATGCTTTACCAACAGCTTGTGGGATTTGAAGACGTGGTAATCGGAATTCATACGCCTACCTATAAAAGTTCAGAACGAATGTTTTATGAATTACCTTTGTGTTGGTTGGTGCTCCTGATTGTACAATTTATTTTTTACTATGCAGAGCGAATACCTGTCTTGTCCCAATGGCAAGATCGTTTAGAACGCAAGGAATTTGAACGGTTGAAAAATACATACGAATATCAATTGAAAGTAAAAGATGAAATCACTTCGCATAGTCATTATTGAGGATGAAAAACCAGCGGCACGCTTGTTGGAACGAAAAATAGAAAAATTGGGATACCACGTATTAGAAATGATAACTAGTGTGGAAGATGCAGTTCAATGGTTCCAGCAAAACGAAGAACCGGATTTAATCTTTTTAGATATCCAACTATCAGATGGTTTATCCTTTGAAATATTCGATCAGGTAACGGTTAAAAGCGCAATTGTTTTTACGACGGCTTATGATGCCTATGCCTTACGTGCTTTTAAATTAAACAGCATTGATTACCTATTAAAACCGATTAGCGATGCAGATCTGAAAGGAGCAATTGATAAATTCAATGAGCAACGAGCGTCTTTCTTCGCTTTTACAGAGCAATTGAATCTGTTTAAATCTTTTCTATCTACAACACCAAAAGAAAATAAAGAGCGTTTTTTAATTAAAATAGGTACC
The window above is part of the Myroides odoratus DSM 2801 genome. Proteins encoded here:
- a CDS encoding LytR/AlgR family response regulator transcription factor; translated protein: MKSLRIVIIEDEKPAARLLERKIEKLGYHVLEMITSVEDAVQWFQQNEEPDLIFLDIQLSDGLSFEIFDQVTVKSAIVFTTAYDAYALRAFKLNSIDYLLKPISDADLKGAIDKFNEQRASFFAFTEQLNLFKSFLSTTPKENKERFLIKIGTQLKIVPIGEVACFFSTNKITYLKTKEGRDYILDQSLDEIEKTIEAEQFFRISRKHIVAVDSIKEITAYSNSRLKLSLQVDFEEELIVSREKVNDFKLWLS